The sequence ctctcacccagcaccatctgatcaactcaaccatggcaccaagcaccccatccagtctcctcctaaacacctccagggacagggactccaccacctccctgagcagcacatcccaagggccaattcttcttgctgggaagaactttctcctcacctccagcctaaatctccccctggcacagcttgaggctgtgtcctcttgttctggtgctgcttgcctgggagaagagcccaacccccagctggctacagcctccctgcagggagttggagagagcaagaaggtctcccctgagcttcctcttctccaggctcagcaaccccagctccctcagcctctcctcccagggctgtgccccagacccctccccagctttgttgcccttctctggacaccttccagcagctcaacctctttcctgacctgaggagcccagagctggacacaggactccagctgtggcctcagcagtgctgagcacagggcaggatgagctccctgctcctgctggtcaaactctgcctgatgcagcccaggctgcccttggccttcttggccacctgggcacactgctggctcctgttcagcctactctcaaccactctccccaggtccctttctgcctggctgctctcagcccctctgcccccagcctgtggcactgcctggggttgctgtggccaaagtgcagcccctggcacttggctgtgttcaacctcctgcccttggcctctgcccctctgcccagcctggccagggccctctgcagagctctcctaccctctaccagctccactcctgcccccagcttggtgccatctgcaaactcaactgctgatggactccatcccctggTCCAGCTCACCAGTGGAGAtgctgaacaggctggggcccagcactgatccctgggggccaccactgctgcctggctgccagctggacgtggcaccgctcaccaccaaaccacaaagccttttccaacccaactgGAGAAGTGGCAGCTGGGGAATAAACCCAGCTGGTTGCAAAGCTCAGCTTGGTTGAGCCTCAAGACCAGAGGAGAGGCTCAAACCCCATCTCCAAGCTCCTGGCCACCAGCACTGTGCAGATAGGAATCACCTCGCTGCTCGGCTTCGTTCAGCcaaacctctgcagctgctgactgctctttcccctctcccccctgaattccccttccctcccacagCCCTCATTGCCTGCTgccaagctctgcctgctccagctggatcaCCTTCAGTCAACCCTCAGCACTTTTGGGGCACTCCAAAACTCTCTTCCTGCCCCATGCTGGGACCTGCAAACCTCCTTGGGAGCAGCGAGGATGGGAAGGACCAGGAGTGGCTGTGCTCACCCTGGTGCCTTGCAAGCACACCTTTGCCTTGccaagggtggggggaaaaaagccaacagccccctgggggctggctccttcctctccaAGGGAAAAGCCCCAGGCTTTCCTCAGCCCTCACCCAAAGCcaccctccccctctttcctcccccccctgtGATGCTCACccgagccctcagcacagggctgcccaCTTCTCCCAGCAGACCTCTGGCCCAGCAAACCTCCACGGGGTAAGCAGCTTTGCCACAAAGAGGATTTCCCCCCCCTGGGCTTGAAAACCTTCCCTTGTTAtctccagggcagggagcaagcAGAAGGGCTCTCAAGGTCCCTTGGGAGGACCAAAGGCTCTGCCGCTGCCAGCGCAAGGAGGAcgcagaagctgctggagggagcctggaggaggggCACAAGGGtggtccaagggctggagcagctctgctgtgaggccaggctgagggagctgggggtgttcagcctggagaagtctcctggggggatcttagagctgccttccagcacctgaaggctggaagggaagggaaggctgcagagggggtgcctagagacaggacaaggggagggggcatggtttgaagctgcccagggaggttgtggctgtgtctgccctggagctgttcaaaaccaggttggatgaagccctgagcagcagaacagagttgagaggtgtccctgcccatggtgggggtagggaggttggagtagatgacctctcagtctgcagctcagggcaacgaggctggggaggggtctggagcagggagctcatcctgccctgtgctcagcactgctcaggccacacctggagtcctgtgtccagctctgggctcctcaggttaggaaagaggttgagctgctggaaggtgtccagagaagggcaacaaagctggggaggggtctggagcacagccctgggaggagaggctgagggagctgggggtgcttagcctggagaagaggaggctcaggggagaccttcttgccctctccaactccctgcagggaggttgtagccagctgggggctgggctcttctcccaggcaagcagcaccagaacaagaggacacagcctcaagctgtgccagggggaggtttaggctggaggtgaggagaaagttcttcccagcaagaggaattggcccttgggatgtgctgcccagggaggtggtggagtccctgtccctggaggtgttcaaaggcagcttggatgtggcccttggagccatggtttggctggcaggaggtgttgggtgttaggttggatttgatgatccctgaggtcttttccagcctggctgattctgtggttcagccctgcccagggaggtgctggagtccccatccccatccctgcccagggtggtgctggtgtccccatccccatccctgcccagggtggtgctggagtccccatccccatccctgcccagggtggtgctggagtccccatccccatccctgcccagggaggtgctggagtccccatccccatccctgcccagggtggtgctggagtccccatccccatccctgcccagggaggtgctggagtccccatccccatccctgcccagggtggtgctggtgtccccatccccatccctgcccagggtggtgctggtgtccccatccctgcccagggaggtgctggtgtccccatccccatccctgcccagggtggtgctggtgtccccatccccatccctgcccagggtggtgctggagtccccatccccatccctgcccagggaggtgctggtgtccccatccccatccctgcccagggaggtgctggtgtccccatccccatccctgcccagggaggtgctggtgtccccatccccatccctgcccagggtggtgctggtgtccccatccctgcccagggaggtgctggagtccccatccccatccctggagccgtGCAGGAGGGTCGCAGGCGTAGCACTTTGGGGTGCAGTGTCCtgggcatggtgctgctggggggggggatggttggcctgggtgatcttgggaggtcttttccagccctaaGGACTCCCTGATTCTcttctatgatctctgaggtccctctcAACCTGAGGCATGCTGTGaggcaatgatttttttttaaccccttcACAAACCAGCAGGGAACTGGGGGTGGGTGGAAGGGGGAAGAGCTGAACTCTCCTTATTTAATCCCCAGGCAGGAAATGTTTTCTCCCCTTGGTTTACACAAAGCAGAACAAACCAACAGAGGTTCCCACgtgcctttttcttctctttcccccccctcctcttctgCCACCCAGCTGCCAAATAATCTCTCCAGTTATTTGTGTCTCAAAGATAAAGGAATCAACACATAAATATTTGGAGTGGCTCGTCCAGGAGGGACTcacacttccagcctggcaaagagctgctgcctggagtgAGCAGCTAAGGAAgtcagcagctgaagaaccatTCAGCAGCTGAATTGCCTCTTCCTTTAAAAGAGGGAAATGTTCTTTAGCCAGCAGGAAagttttcctctgctttcagaaagaaagaagctaAAAAGATCCACCTAGAGGtgcccccagagcctgcccctgggcacccctgagaagatcccagccccatccccttgccccccccccccagcccatgcAGCTCAGCATTCAGcagatgccctctggggctgctctcctccagcccctcagcctttgctcctctcagagctgctccaggctcttcagcagcttcccagccccccgccctgaactctctccagcccctctccagctaGGGGGagtccagccctggccccagcactccagaggtgtcctcagcagggcagagcagaggggcagcagatcctcctttgccctgctgcccacactctgctgcctgcccccagcagagccttggggggagggggggggctgCTTGGCTCATGGGGGctccttgctggctcctgggcaccttaTTGCCCCCCTGGGtaccttgctgccccccagcactcccaggtccttctctgcagagctgcttcccagcaggtcacctcctgccctgcGCAGGGGCAGGACCCTTTCTTTGCCCTGCTTAAACCTCAGGACGTTCCTCTCCCTAACTCTCCAGCCCCCCCGgagccccccaccccagggcaTCTCACGCCAGTGCCAGTGCCAGTCCCATTCTCcatcctccatccccatcccccatccccatccccatccccatctccatcctccatctccatccccatcctcatccccatccccatcctccatcccccatccccatcccccatccccatccccatctccgtcctccatccccatccccatccccgtcctccatctccatccccatccccatccccgtcctccatccccatccccatcctccatccccatccccatccccatcctccatccccatccccatccccatccccaaccccgtcctccatccccatccccgtcctccatctccatccccatcctccatCCCcgtcctccatccccatccccatccccgtcctccatctccatccccatcctcatccccatccccatcctccatcccccatccccatccccatccccatctctgtcctccatccccatccccatccccatccccgtcctccatccccatccccatccccattccCATCCTCCATCCCCCatcccccatccccatccccatctctgtcctccatccccatcccccatccccatccccatccccatccccattccCATCCTCCATCCCCCatcccccatccccatccccatctctgtcctccatccccatcccccatccccatcccccacccccatccccgcAGCCCCTTTtcctcgccccccccccccccccccccccccccgcccggcCAGCTTCAAAAGGCCGCGCCGCCGAGAcagacagctctgccagccaaTCGCGCTTCGCTCCTCGTCGGCACGGCCTGACCAATGAGCGCGTTAGGCGCCCGGAGGAAGGCCCGCCCCGGGCCGGGGGCGTGGCGGCGGGAGGGGGCGCCATGCGCCATGTCATGGAGGCTCAGTGTGCGGGCGGCCATTGACGGGGTCGGAGTTGCGTGCggagcggggcggcggcggcggctgcctGCGGCGTTCTCCCTACTCCCGCCTCCCTCCCGCCGCcgttacagcagcagcagcggcggcggcggcggcggcggcgacgACCCTGCGGTTTCTCCCCCGTCGTGTTCGGCCGCCCTCCCTCGCCAGTGCGGAGCAGCGAGATGGGGGGGGCGATGGAGATGAAGAAGCGCATCAACCTGGAGTTGAGGAACCGGGCCCCCGAGAAGGTGAGGGGCGGCCGGGCGGGATGGGGCGGCGGGGAGAGCTCTCTCGCTTCCGACCCCCGCAGCCGGCCGGCCGCCGGCGCCGCCGTCTCCAGGCCGcgcggccccggcccggccgctTGCTGCTGAATCTGGGTCAGCCGTGGCGCAGGAGCCCCGCGGGGCGCGGGCGGCGCTTCCGGGCGCCGGCCCCGGGGCGGCTGGCGGCGGCAGGACCCCCCGCTCCGGCCGGCCCTTCGTGTCCCCTCTGCGCCTCGCCGCCAACTTCGCCCCTGCCgccgcggggggcggggggagggtctctcctctcttcccttcggAAGTTGGCGGAGGGGCCGCGGGCGGGCCCGCAACTTGCAGCCGCCGTTAATCCCCCTCCGGGCTCCCGAGTTGCGAGCGCGGCGGGTGGCAAACAGGTCGCGGCGGCGCCGGGTCCGTCCCGAGGCCCTTCCCTCGCTCTTAGTTGGGATTATTTTGGGTTAATTCATGTTATTTTCTGggcccccaccaccaccaccctcttccctcctcctcctcctcctcctccgtgCGCTGCGTGGCGCCGCCGGCTCCGTCCCGCTCCTTCCTGCCGCCGCCCCGCCGGGAGCGCGCTGGGGAGCGGCGGCGTGGGGAGGACCGCGGGGGGAACCCTCCGAGGAGAGCGGCGGCGTGGGGAGAAccggggaaagggggaaggaggggggtggcgggagggagggaggggagtggggtgTGTCCCTCCGGGAAGTGACGGCGTGGAGAGAACCGGGGCGGGGGGTCCCTCCCTGGAGCGGCCGCGGCGGGGGGGGAAGAGCTGGGTGGGTGGCGGGGAAGATTTCTCTGCGGGGAGCGGCGTCGGAAGAAGCCAGGGGGGTCCCCCGCAACCCACTCTGCCCCTTCGCACGGTCCTCCCTTTTCCAACTTCCCGGGTtttgtgggggggaaagaagcaaAAGGATGAAACTGTGAGCCGCTCATGTGCGCGGCGAGCACACGTGTTGCCCGCGCCGCGGCACCCCGGGGGCCGCCGACGGGCGCCGGAGCCTCGGGGGGGCCGCCGCGGCACCCCGGGGGCCGCCGACGGGCGCCGGAGCCTCGGGGGGGGGCCGCCGCGGCACCCCGGGGGCAGCCGACGGGCGCCGGAGCCTCGGGGGAGCCGCCGCGGCACCCCGGGGGCAGCCGACGGGCGCCGGAGCCTCGGGGAGCCGCCGCGGCACCCCGGGGGCAGCCGACGGGCGCCGGAGCCTCGGGGGGGCCGCCGCGGCACCCCGGGGGCACCCTACGGATCCTACCTCCCCCGCTCCCGGCTCCGGGAGATGGTTTTGCATCGAGGTCAGGAGGAGCGCGGGGTGGAATAAAAGGCAGCTCTTGGCTTTTTCGCTCGCCCCAGGAGTAAAGTCCAGGCGGGTCAGCCAGGCGATATCGACCTCGCTCGCTGGGGATTTGCGGAGAAAGCCGCGAAAAGGGTGGATTTAACCCCAAAAATAAGTCAAGCTCGCGGTTCGAGAGGAGTTTTGCAGCGGCTGAGAAGCTGCTCCGTAGCAGGTCCGCTGAAGGACCCCTCCTCGCCCCCGGCGGCTTGCTTGAGAGCTTTGCTTGGAGGGATGTTTTTAGGTGGGAAAAACCGAATCGGAGCgagttttggggttgggtttggttggtttttttgcctcGCAGCTGGCTCGGAGGGTTCTGCAGTGACCCTAAAATGTTGTTATTTaacaggggaaagggaaagtcaCCTTGTTAGACGTCCTCCTAAAGAGCAGCTCGCTCCGGTGTAGATAAACCGATGCAGAACTAATTGGTTGCTCCTCGTTCCCCCTCCTCCCAAGTCCACGACCTGTATCGATCagcaggggcgggggggggaagttgTTTAATTGGGCTTAATTGCCCTGCTGGGTTAAtgtgggggcaggaggctgagggttgggagggagagggaggtttGAAGCCTGCACCACGAGAGGGGTTAGGAAGCAGTTCaaggggcagctgccagcctgggctgcggGATCCAGGTGGCTTAGCAGTGAGTTTTGGCGGTCCCAGCTcagggggaagggaagctgtCCCCTGCTTGGCTTTCCCAGAAGCAGGGAACTCTTTTTTGCTTCAGTTGGTAAAAGGCCTCTGAGGTGGTCAAGCCCAACCATcccaaccccaccgtggccCTCAAACCACCTCCCACAGCTCCATGTCTCTCGAACCCCTCCGGGGGGACGGCGActccgccgccgcctcctcgggcagccccttccagcgCCGAGGAAAACCTCCTTGCTGGGCTTTGGTGGTGCTGAGACCAGACTTTAAGCTCAATTTAACTCAACCCCCCCTCCCAAAAAAGGGAGGCAAAGGTttcaaaccccctccccacttccAAGCCTGGGGGGGTGGTTCTGTGCCGGCGCTGACTGAAGCTGCTGTCCCGTTGGAAGGTGACGGAGTTGGTGCTCGATAACTGTCGGTCCAGCAACGGGGAGATCGAAGGGCTCAATGACTCCTTCAAGGAGCTGGAGTTTCTCAGCATGGCCAACGTGGAGCTGACATCCCTGGCCAAGCTGCCCACCTTGAGCAAGCTCCGGAAGGtaggtgctgggggctgggggaggcgcTCGGAGCGGCCAGGCCTGCTCCCGGTGCTCTTCCCCTCGGAGCTTGGGGGGGgtgtgctgcttgctggggctgcaccagggagggggttgcTTTCAGCAAGCAGGGGATGACAATGACAGAATCAATCAacaaggttgcaaaagacctcagagagggAATTAAGAGTCGtagaataaggttggaaaggacctcggggagcgtccagtccaacctgtcacccaagaccaagtgccaggtccagtcccctcctgaatgcttctccaggggtggtgacttcaccacctccctgggcagcacagcccagtggccaacagctctctctgggaagagctttctcctcacctccagcctaaacttccccctggtgcagcttgagactgttaattgttaggggtggaagggacctcaaggctcagccagttccaacctcccccctggaaagggacctcaagggctcagccagtgccagcctctcccctggaaagggacctcaagggctcagccagtgccagcctcccccctggaaagggacctcaagggatcagccagtgccagcctctcccctggaaagggacctcaagggctcagccagtgccaacctcccccctggaaagggacctcaagggctcagccagtgccagcctccccccctggaaagggacctcaaggctcagccagtgccagcctcccccctggaaagggacctcaagggctcagccagttccaacctcccccctggaaagggacctcaaggctcagccagttccaacccccaccctggaggtccctttccaggtggtggagtccccatccctggaggtgttcaaaggcagcttggatgtggcccttggagccatggtttggctggcaggaggtgttgggtgttaggtcccaggttggacttgatgatccctgaggtcttttccagcctggttgattctatgctcAGGAAGACAACAAAGCTCTGGCCTcagaggatgatgatgatgaaggtgATGTGGCCACAACTTGTTGGTTGCAACCCAGATGGAAGTGCAGCTTGGGGGTGGAGAGGAACTTGCTGAAGGCACTGCCAGTCCCAGGCtgcattgggctggaaaggaccctccAGGGTCACCCTGTCCCAAccctccccctgcaggcagcagggacagctccagctagagcccagggccacatccagcctgaccttcagtgtctccagggatgaggccttgaccccagccctgggcagcctgctccagtgtctccctaccctcactgtgcagagcttcctcctgatgcccaacctgcctctgccctgctccagtttcaaaccattgcctcccatcctgtccccacagcccctcctgagcagtccctccccagcctgcctgcaggtcccctgcagacactgagatgcagctctaaggtctccctggagccttctcctctccagggggaacaaccccaactctctcagcctgtccccccaggggaggtgctgcagccctctgagcaccttggtggcctcctctggcccctctccagcaggtccttgtccctcttgtgctgccctcagggatgaagcctccaccacatccttgggcagcctgctccagtgtctccccaagTGCAGCTTGGGGGTGGAGAGGAACTTGCTGAAGGCACTGCCAGTCCCAGgctgcattgggctggaagggaccctccaggCTCACCCTGTCCCAACcctcccctctgcaggcagcagggacagctccagcaggtTCTCCCCAGGGGAACCCTCATCCCACCTTGCCTtggagcctgtcccagtgcctcagcaccctgctggtggagaactgcagctcctggtgggGTAGGGGGGGAAGCCCCAactgctcccctcccccagctgatGTGTTGTCtctcctggcagctggagctgagtgaCAACATCATCTCAGGAGGCCTGGAGGTCCTGGCAGAGAGGTGTCCAAATCTCACATACCTGAACCTGAGTGGCAACAAAATCAAAGATCTTGGCACTGTGGAAGCTCTTGtgagtgggaggggagggccTTTGGGAGGCCTGAGCTGGAGCTTGGGGGGgtttgtggcagcagcagcagcaggatggtgccAGGCAGAGTGGGGAGGGCCTGGTGTgtgagcaggcagaggggaaagagcaggtgggatttggggggggggggggggggggggggggtgaggaaggggagggggaggggtgaggaaggggagggggaggggtgaggagggggaggggtaggggtgaggaggggtgggagggggaggggagggggtgatgTCTTTCCTGTTGAGCTGAAAGAGCAAATTGGGGTTGAGAGGTTGGGAGGacagtggggggtggggagagagtgctggggggggggaggctgcaggggggcgaGTGGGGGGGGCTGAAGGGGGGGGGGCTATGGGGGGGGGCTGAAGGGGGAgagtgggaggctgcagggggatgagaggggggtgggggaggctgcaggggggcgaGTGGGGAGATGCTGTGGGGGGCTGAAGGGGGAGAGTGGGAGAGGCTTCAGGGGGATgagaggaggggggtgggggaggctgcaggggggcgagtggggggcagggggggctgcaagGGGGTAGATTGGGGGGGCTGAAGGGGGAGagtggggggggctgcagggggatgagaagggggtgggggaggctgcaggggggtgagTGGGGGGGCAagtgggagggggctgcagggggggtgagTGGGGAGATGCTGTGGGGAGCTGAAGGGGGAGAGTGGGAGAGGCTTCAGGGGGATgagaggaggggggtgggggaggctgcagggggggtgagTGGGGGGGCAagtgggagggggctgcagggggggcgagtggggggcggggggggctgcaggggggtagagtggggggggctgcagggggaagaGTGGGGGGGCTGAAGGGGGAGagtgggggggggctgcagggggatgagaagggggtgggggaggctgcagggggtgagTGGGGGAGCAAGTgggagggggctgcgggggggcgagtggggggcggggggggctgcagggggagagtgggggggctgcagggggatgagagggggtgggggaggctgcagggggtgagTGGGGGGGGCTGCAAGGGGGAAGAGTGGGGGGGGCTGCAAGGGGGGAGAGTGGGGGGGGCTGCAAGGGGGGAGagtggggggggctgcagggggatgagaagggggagagtgggggtgctgcagggagatgagaaggggggtgggggaggctgcagggggatgagaaggggggtgggggaggctgcagggggatgggggggtggcCTGCAGGGGGGcaagtggggagggggctgcagggggagcgagtgggggggtggaggctgcaggggggcgagtggggggcgggggggctgcAAGGGGTgcggggggctggaggggggcgagaggaggggaggctgcaggggggcgagttggggggggggctgaagggaggagggggggtggggggcagctgagggaggggagaatggggagggaggaggctgggggctgtgctgcctccccccctgcagctgcaggccgCAGCCAggcctgctctgggggctgtgccGGGGCGGTAGCCGCTGGAGCGCCGCGGGGGCAGGCGAGCACCAACCTgccctctgcttttctttcctgggGTTGCCTTTGCAGCAAAATCTCAAGAACCTGAAGAGCCTTGACCTGTTCAACTGTGAGATCACAAACCTGGAGGACTACAGGGACAGCATCTtcgagctgctgcagcagatcaCCTACCTGGACGGCTTCGATCAGGAGGACAACGAAGCTCCGGACTCggaggaggatgatgatgaaGGTAGCCAAGGCCACAGCTTGGAGGTTGCCACCCAGCATGgaagggcagcctgaggggttggaggggaaaCTTGCTTGAAGGCACTGACagccacaggctgctgaggtcgcagctggagtcctgtggccagctctgggctcctcaggttaggaagagaggttgggctgctggaagggcaacacaaagctggggaggggtctggagcacagccctgggaggagaggctgagggagctggggttgctgagcctgcagaagaggaggctcaagggagacctcattgctctctacaactaccttaagggaggttgtaagccagctgggggttgggctcttctcccaggcaagcagcaccagaacaagaggacacagcctcaagctgtgccagggggaggtttaggctgcaaaCCAAagcttagagctgcatttcagcaccTGGAAACCTACagagaggggctgtggggacagggtgagaggcaatggtttgaaagtggagcagggcagaggcaggttgggcatcaggaggaagctctgcacagtgagggtagggagacactggagcaggctgcccagggctggggtcaaggcctcatccctggagacattgaaggtcaggctggatgtggccctgggctctagctggagctgtccctgctgcctgcagaggggaggGTTGGGACAGGGTGAGcctggagggtcccttccagcccaatgcagcTTGGGACTGGCAGTGCCTTCAGCAAGTTCCTCTCCACCCCCAAGCTGCActtggggagacactggagcaggctgcccaaggatg comes from Dryobates pubescens isolate bDryPub1 chromosome 41, bDryPub1.pri, whole genome shotgun sequence and encodes:
- the ANP32E gene encoding acidic leucine-rich nuclear phosphoprotein 32 family member E isoform X2, with the translated sequence MGGAMEMKKRINLELRNRAPEKVTELVLDNCRSSNGEIEGLNDSFKELEFLSMANVELTSLAKLPTLSKLRKLELSDNIISGGLEVLAERCPNLTYLNLSGNKIKDLGTVEALQNLKNLKSLDLFNCEITNLEDYRDSIFELLQQITYLDGFDQEDNEAPDSEEDDDEEGDEDDDEEEEDEAGPPGEYEEEDDEDDGGSDLGEGEEEEEVGLSYLMKEEIQDEDDDDDYVEEGAEEEEEEGIRGEKRKRDPEDEGEEEDD
- the ANP32E gene encoding acidic leucine-rich nuclear phosphoprotein 32 family member E isoform X1; protein product: MGGAMEMKKRINLELRNRAPEKVTELVLDNCRSSNGEIEGLNDSFKELEFLSMANVELTSLAKLPTLSKLRKLELSDNIISGGLEVLAERCPNLTYLNLSGNKIKDLGTVEALQNLKNLKSLDLFNCEITNLEDYRDSIFELLQQITYLDGFDQEDNEAPDSEEDDDEEGDEDDDEEEEDEAGPPGEYEEEDDEDDGGSDLGEGEEEEEVGLSYLMKEEIQDEDDDDDYVEEGAEEEEEAEGIRGEKRKRDPEDEGEEEDD